Within Ramlibacter henchirensis, the genomic segment CGGCGGCCGACGCGCAAGTGCCCAGGCCGGGATGGGGACGCAGGCGGTCGATGCGGTCCAGGTAGTCGGCGGGCAGGTTCGGCGAAGCGCCGTTGCGCAGCAGGCCTTCGCGGTCGAGCACCAGGATCGAAGCCACGGTGCGGCCGCCCGCGAACTGCTCGACGGCCGACGTCAGCTGCGACAGCGCTTCGCGCAGCGAAGAACCGCGTGCCAGGAGCTCCGATACACGGCTCCTGGCCCGTGCCACAAGCTCATGCATGGGGTTCTCGTCCAGCTCCGGATTCATCCGCTCAGTCTACAGGCGCCCGGGCGGAGGCTCTTCGTGAGGCCGGATAATCGGGACCCAGACAGCAAGGAAACCGACGGGGACCGCACCCGTCGCGTTTCGG encodes:
- a CDS encoding GAF domain-containing protein, with the protein product MHELVARARSRVSELLARGSSLREALSQLTSAVEQFAGGRTVASILVLDREGLLRNGASPNLPADYLDRIDRLRPHPGLGTCASAAATGEITITPSFQEDSKWAELRHLPLSIGFRSAWSMPIKSSEGSVLGTFGTYFRETRQPTGPERRLVAELAPLAAQVIETCARGR